From Alteromonas sp. RKMC-009, one genomic window encodes:
- a CDS encoding S46 family peptidase: protein MSRKTIIAASVAFCCAALPALAKEGMFTPEQLPQIAGDLKNTGLEISPEKLSDLTGFPMGAIVSLGGCSASFVSAQGLAVTNHHCARGSVQYNSTPDNNYLENGFLAKELADELPAAPGTRMFVTVDFADVTSRVTGTLSEDLQGRQRYDAIEQNRKAIIAECEAEPGYRCSVPAFFQGLEYKLIKQMEIRDVRIAYAPAESTGKYGGEIDNWMWPRHTGDFSFYRAYVGPDGKPADYSEDNVPYQPAQILKVSAAGLDDGDFVMAAGYPGSTNRYARLSLVSYTFDWLYPTYLDLVGQWVDTIKGASEEGSDARIKYDALLASLNNFLKNTQGQLEGAKRVGLVSRRAEREEALTSWLTSQDKNALVDNITQLDSVMEERIRNNKQNFWYKNLSRAQLLSVAKQLYRNAIEREKPDAEREPGFQERDRSRLEESLTRVDRRFDAAVDKAVWKKMISLYMAQPEEARVKAFDNAMGLKAAADKGNLDEVLDTFYRETTLKDTEMRVNWLKAGRSEFESSKDPFIRLAVALYDTEMQIEDATKALQGQSAALQPLYMQAIIDWQKSKGSLAYPDANSTLRVTYGNVLGGSPKDGLIYEPFTRLEGILEKDTGESPFNAPAKLLSLIEEKQYGPYKLDSINSVPVNFLTDLDSTGGNSGSATLNANAELVGLLFDGTFESVNSDWDFDPRTTRTIHVDARYMLWVMEYVDGATNLIDEMTIVK, encoded by the coding sequence ATGTCCCGAAAAACAATCATTGCTGCGTCAGTGGCATTTTGCTGTGCAGCGCTTCCGGCACTGGCAAAAGAAGGTATGTTTACCCCTGAACAGCTCCCGCAAATAGCCGGTGACCTTAAAAATACCGGTCTGGAGATTTCTCCTGAAAAGCTCTCTGACTTAACCGGATTTCCCATGGGCGCGATTGTTTCCCTTGGCGGTTGCTCTGCTTCGTTTGTTTCCGCACAGGGTCTGGCCGTTACCAATCATCACTGTGCCCGGGGCTCAGTGCAGTACAACAGTACACCTGACAACAATTATCTGGAAAACGGTTTTCTGGCAAAGGAACTGGCAGATGAGCTGCCGGCTGCACCCGGCACGCGCATGTTCGTTACTGTGGATTTTGCCGATGTGACCAGTCGGGTGACCGGCACGCTAAGTGAGGATTTACAGGGCCGGCAACGCTATGATGCCATCGAGCAAAACCGCAAGGCGATTATTGCTGAATGTGAAGCAGAGCCCGGTTACCGCTGTTCCGTGCCGGCTTTTTTCCAGGGACTGGAATATAAATTAATCAAGCAAATGGAAATACGCGATGTACGCATCGCCTATGCACCGGCGGAGTCCACCGGAAAATACGGCGGTGAAATTGATAACTGGATGTGGCCCCGCCACACAGGGGACTTCTCATTTTACCGCGCTTATGTGGGACCGGACGGAAAGCCGGCTGACTACAGTGAAGATAACGTCCCTTATCAGCCTGCCCAAATACTCAAGGTCTCTGCAGCCGGACTGGATGACGGCGATTTTGTGATGGCCGCAGGTTATCCCGGTTCGACAAACCGCTATGCCAGACTTTCACTGGTTTCCTATACGTTTGACTGGTTGTATCCCACATACCTTGATTTGGTGGGGCAGTGGGTGGATACCATCAAGGGCGCATCTGAAGAGGGCAGTGATGCGCGGATAAAATATGATGCCTTGCTCGCCAGCCTGAATAACTTTCTGAAAAATACTCAGGGACAACTTGAAGGCGCTAAGCGGGTGGGACTGGTATCGCGCCGCGCTGAAAGAGAAGAAGCACTGACTTCCTGGCTTACGTCGCAGGATAAAAATGCCCTGGTTGACAATATCACTCAACTGGACAGCGTCATGGAGGAACGCATCAGAAATAACAAGCAAAATTTCTGGTATAAAAATTTGTCCCGTGCACAGTTATTGTCAGTGGCGAAACAGCTTTACCGCAATGCAATAGAAAGAGAGAAACCGGATGCTGAACGTGAACCGGGTTTTCAGGAGCGGGACCGTTCACGGCTGGAAGAAAGCCTGACCCGGGTTGACCGCCGCTTTGATGCCGCTGTTGATAAAGCGGTATGGAAAAAAATGATTTCTCTTTACATGGCTCAGCCTGAAGAAGCCCGGGTGAAAGCCTTTGATAATGCAATGGGTTTGAAGGCCGCAGCTGATAAAGGAAACCTGGATGAAGTACTGGATACTTTTTATCGTGAAACTACACTGAAAGATACTGAAATGCGGGTGAACTGGCTCAAGGCCGGTCGCAGTGAATTTGAGAGCAGTAAAGATCCTTTCATTCGTCTTGCTGTGGCGTTGTATGACACTGAAATGCAGATCGAAGATGCCACAAAAGCGCTGCAGGGACAGTCTGCTGCCTTGCAGCCTTTGTACATGCAAGCCATTATTGACTGGCAGAAATCAAAAGGTAGCCTGGCGTACCCTGATGCCAACAGTACACTGAGGGTGACCTATGGAAATGTACTCGGCGGCTCGCCAAAAGACGGCTTAATCTATGAACCGTTTACCCGTCTTGAAGGTATTTTAGAGAAAGACACCGGGGAAAGTCCCTTCAATGCACCGGCAAAATTGTTGTCGCTGATTGAAGAAAAGCAGTACGGACCTTATAAGCTGGATAGTATTAACAGTGTGCCGGTCAATTTCCTTACCGATCTGGATTCCACCGGCGGTAACTCAGGCTCTGCAACGCTGAATGCCAATGCTGAGCTGGTCGGCTTGTTGTTCGACGGTACATTTGAAAGTGTTAACTCAGACTGGGATTTTGATCCCCGTACAACACGTACTATTCATGTTGATGCGCGATACATGCTGTGGGTAATGGAATATGTAGACGGCGCAACCAATCTCATTGATGAAATGACCATCGTGAAATAA
- a CDS encoding ribonuclease J yields MNLNLYGHDGQWLMVDCGVSFNEPLYPAADTGVTKDALFSVVAPDPEFITSRKEQLAGLVITHAHEDHVGAVPYIWQRFRCPVYTTPFTAEVLRRKLARENMAGRVPIIEVSENSTHTIGPFTVRWLAITHSIPDPYAILIDTSAGKIFHTADWKIDAQPVSGKPFQHTLYQALQDENILAMVGDSTNALKPGMSLSERNCFDGLLSVIKPLKGRVVVACFASNIARLISLARIAQRTGRYLALLGRSLINMVSIARAQGFWPEDITLADPEHIGYLPPEEVLVVATGSQGEPRAALSRLATNSHPQLELARGDHVIFSSIVIPGNEKPVERLLSRFAAMGVSTLLSEDSPLPVHASGHPCAEELKLMYHWVKPEIAIPVHGEAAHLQAHADIAKLCGIRKTYVGTNGDLYRLAPQAGIKRGAVKAGRIPIREKD; encoded by the coding sequence ATGAACCTGAATCTTTATGGACACGACGGACAGTGGTTAATGGTGGATTGCGGCGTCTCTTTTAATGAGCCTCTGTATCCGGCCGCTGACACGGGCGTCACGAAAGATGCCTTATTTTCTGTTGTCGCGCCGGACCCGGAATTTATCACATCCCGTAAAGAGCAACTGGCCGGCCTGGTGATAACCCATGCTCATGAAGATCACGTCGGTGCGGTTCCTTATATCTGGCAACGGTTTCGTTGTCCTGTTTATACCACGCCGTTTACTGCCGAAGTGCTGCGCCGCAAACTGGCGAGGGAAAATATGGCCGGACGGGTGCCAATTATAGAAGTGTCGGAAAACAGCACCCACACGATTGGGCCTTTCACCGTGCGCTGGCTGGCTATCACTCATTCCATTCCAGATCCCTACGCAATATTGATAGATACCTCCGCAGGTAAAATTTTTCATACCGCTGACTGGAAAATTGATGCCCAGCCTGTGTCAGGCAAGCCTTTTCAGCACACACTGTATCAGGCCCTGCAGGACGAAAACATTCTGGCCATGGTGGGGGATTCCACCAACGCATTAAAGCCCGGTATGTCACTGTCTGAACGTAATTGCTTCGATGGTTTGTTGTCAGTTATCAAACCATTGAAGGGCAGAGTAGTGGTAGCCTGTTTTGCCAGTAACATCGCCAGATTGATTTCTCTGGCGCGGATTGCTCAACGGACAGGGCGTTACCTTGCCCTGCTTGGCCGCTCACTCATCAACATGGTCAGCATTGCCAGGGCTCAGGGCTTCTGGCCGGAAGATATTACGCTGGCAGATCCTGAACATATTGGCTACTTACCACCCGAAGAGGTGCTGGTGGTGGCAACAGGTAGCCAGGGAGAGCCCCGGGCTGCGCTCTCCCGTCTGGCAACAAACAGTCATCCGCAACTGGAGCTGGCCAGAGGCGATCATGTTATTTTTTCCAGCATAGTGATACCCGGTAACGAAAAGCCGGTAGAGCGGTTGCTGTCCCGTTTTGCAGCTATGGGAGTCAGTACGTTGCTCAGTGAAGACAGTCCCCTTCCTGTTCACGCCAGCGGTCACCCCTGTGCTGAAGAGCTTAAGCTTATGTATCACTGGGTGAAGCCGGAAATTGCCATTCCTGTACATGGCGAAGCTGCACATCTGCAGGCCCATGCAGATATTGCAAAATTATGCGGTATCCGGAAAACCTATGTGGGCACCAATGGTGATCTTTACCGCCTCGCTCCTCAGGCCGGTATCAAACGCGGCGCGGTGAAAGCCGGCCGGATCCCTATCAGGGAAAAGGACTGA